The proteins below are encoded in one region of Paenibacillus albus:
- a CDS encoding GNAT family N-acetyltransferase, with the protein MQIREATIADAEQIAAVHVHSWQSTYRGIIADAYLDSLSVEQRRNNWLWTFKNKDAHDMIYVAVADNGRIVGFANGGGCREPERGYDGELYAIYLLQRYQRAGIGKQLFQQVMDALRNAAYSSMMLWVLADNPSLTFYLAQGGQIMDQQLIRIGDEELPELLIGWNAI; encoded by the coding sequence AATAAGAGAAGCGACGATAGCCGATGCGGAGCAAATCGCTGCCGTTCATGTACATAGCTGGCAGAGCACTTATCGCGGAATTATTGCCGATGCTTATCTGGACAGCTTATCCGTAGAGCAGAGGCGCAACAATTGGCTGTGGACGTTCAAGAATAAGGACGCGCATGATATGATCTACGTCGCTGTCGCGGACAACGGTCGTATTGTCGGCTTTGCCAATGGCGGCGGATGCCGCGAGCCAGAGCGGGGCTACGATGGTGAATTGTATGCGATTTACTTACTGCAGCGGTATCAGCGAGCGGGTATTGGCAAGCAGCTGTTTCAACAGGTAATGGATGCCTTGCGGAATGCGGCCTATTCCTCCATGATGCTGTGGGTACTCGCGGACAATCCGTCATTGACGTTCTATCTGGCACAAGGCGGACAAATCATGGATCAACAGTTGATCCGTATCGGTGACGAAGAACTTCCTGAGCTGTTGATTGGCTGGAATGCCATTTAG
- a CDS encoding putative periplasmic lipoprotein, with product MKKLAAVLIFFVMAGLLAGCATNPNRITEQNAIAGDQLYIADHYKEKLAAMKLVEVAAMPYFHSPFIVVVADGAGQQSAVIFRDDATTTKVPLPVAYEQITRMVQQRGFDLSTEASRWNLHLFEINGKLYWEIGDGQGELVMDIEGHEAADPFEQDELNGTSS from the coding sequence ATGAAAAAGCTTGCAGCTGTGTTAATTTTCTTTGTCATGGCAGGATTGCTTGCAGGTTGTGCGACTAACCCTAACCGTATTACCGAGCAGAATGCTATCGCTGGCGATCAGTTGTATATCGCTGACCACTATAAAGAGAAGCTGGCAGCTATGAAGCTGGTAGAAGTGGCGGCAATGCCATACTTTCACAGTCCGTTCATCGTCGTTGTTGCGGATGGAGCGGGGCAGCAATCCGCTGTCATCTTCAGGGACGACGCGACGACGACGAAGGTCCCGCTGCCGGTTGCCTATGAGCAAATCACGCGTATGGTGCAGCAGCGCGGCTTCGATCTCTCTACCGAGGCGAGCCGCTGGAATCTCCATCTCTTCGAGATCAATGGCAAGCTCTATTGGGAAATAGGTGATGGACAAGGGGAGCTTGTAATGGACATCGAAGGGCATGAGGCTGCTGACCCCTTCGAGCAGGATGAATTGAATGGCACCTCAAGCTGA